In Bacillus cereus ATCC 14579, a single window of DNA contains:
- a CDS encoding aspartyl-phosphate phosphatase Spo0E family protein has product MFTVKRKYTLEKLSRDIHMKREEMIQLGLTSGLNSRETIQVSQELDKLILQYQCYKEKQTPKWFSIIKIPIFQIGYEGKSNNFWRMLVAGFMK; this is encoded by the coding sequence ATGTTTACTGTAAAAAGGAAGTACACATTAGAAAAGCTTTCACGTGATATTCATATGAAACGTGAAGAAATGATTCAACTAGGATTAACAAGTGGGCTAAATAGTAGGGAGACAATTCAAGTTAGTCAAGAATTGGACAAGCTTATTTTACAATATCAATGTTATAAAGAAAAACAAACACCGAAATGGTTTTCAATTATAAAAATACCTATTTTCCAAATCGGGTATGAAGGAAAATCAAATAATTTTTGGCGAATGCTTGTGGCTGGTTTTATGAAATAA
- the cbpA gene encoding cyclic di-AMP binding protein CbpA yields the protein MRVKYHFLPKQQVTFCKINDSGEEALQMMNETGFRAIPVLAEDEKKFTGIIYKVDLLEKKCNSGLEHVSAGDMLDDSNAFIFEKDSFFRAFYVIRRLPFLAVLNDYNEFVGMLTHSNIFDVIEDSFGMRTGGYILTIATQDCKGTIKELGTLLKAYNIGGLFTLDNGDQYIRRVIVNISDELDDTRLKQLIGKIEKKGFRVSHVDYI from the coding sequence TTGCGAGTTAAATATCATTTTCTGCCAAAGCAGCAAGTAACATTTTGCAAGATAAATGATTCTGGTGAAGAGGCACTGCAAATGATGAACGAAACGGGATTTCGAGCCATCCCGGTATTAGCAGAAGATGAGAAGAAATTCACGGGGATTATTTATAAAGTAGATTTATTAGAAAAAAAATGCAATAGCGGATTAGAGCATGTAAGTGCAGGGGATATGCTTGATGATTCCAATGCATTTATTTTTGAAAAGGATTCATTCTTCAGAGCTTTTTATGTAATTCGTCGGCTTCCGTTTTTAGCCGTACTAAATGATTATAATGAATTTGTCGGGATGTTAACGCATTCGAATATATTTGATGTTATTGAAGATTCATTTGGTATGCGAACAGGTGGTTATATATTAACAATTGCAACACAAGATTGTAAGGGAACGATTAAAGAGCTTGGGACATTGTTAAAAGCATATAATATCGGTGGCCTATTTACGTTAGATAACGGTGATCAATATATCCGCCGCGTTATTGTAAATATATCAGATGAGTTAGATGACACAAGATTAAAGCAATTAATCGGAAAAATAGAGAAAAAAGGATTCAGAGTGAGTCATGTAGATTATATTTAA
- a CDS encoding saccharopine dehydrogenase family protein, with translation MKVFCLGGAGKICREAILDLVQFSSFETITVADFNEEEGRKVVEWLNDPRVDFVKVDVTNHEDTVAKMKGYDIVMDGTTIKLNGLSTRCIAEAGCHGVNLNGFGEENESHAIFVQNEKTCLPGFGMTPGVTQMMAMHAANQLDTVESVRVSHGSYRPIAFSASITETTTYEYDPHLSSRIVYEDGEFKQVLPFARPREIELPAPYGKATQYIIPHSETITLAKALENKGVKLIETRGTWPKQNMQLVRALYDYGILRNDQIEINGKEIGIMDCISQYLLQSKEGQETELYGYALHVEVIGMKNNEKQRHVLYHTHPLSDGSVVGWEKLRAYTRNVGIPFGVATELIANGNVNRVGVVTPEEAFENPQLIFDELAKRGIHIHEEVSTYKENYNFV, from the coding sequence GTGAAAGTATTTTGCTTAGGTGGAGCAGGTAAAATTTGTCGTGAAGCTATTTTGGATTTAGTTCAATTTTCATCTTTTGAGACGATTACTGTAGCCGATTTTAACGAGGAAGAGGGCCGTAAAGTAGTAGAATGGCTCAACGATCCTCGTGTTGATTTTGTAAAAGTAGATGTAACGAATCACGAGGATACGGTTGCAAAAATGAAAGGTTATGACATTGTAATGGACGGTACGACGATAAAGCTAAACGGATTGTCGACTCGCTGTATTGCAGAAGCAGGCTGTCACGGTGTGAACTTAAATGGATTTGGTGAAGAAAATGAATCGCATGCTATATTTGTTCAAAATGAAAAAACATGTTTACCTGGATTTGGCATGACGCCAGGTGTAACGCAAATGATGGCAATGCATGCAGCAAATCAACTGGATACTGTAGAGTCCGTCCGTGTAAGTCACGGTTCGTATCGTCCGATTGCTTTTTCTGCTTCAATTACAGAGACAACGACATATGAATATGATCCACATTTATCATCGCGTATAGTGTATGAAGATGGTGAATTTAAGCAAGTACTTCCGTTTGCGCGTCCGAGAGAAATAGAATTGCCAGCGCCTTATGGTAAGGCAACACAGTATATCATTCCGCATTCTGAAACGATTACGTTAGCAAAGGCACTAGAAAATAAAGGTGTCAAACTGATAGAGACGAGAGGAACTTGGCCAAAGCAAAATATGCAACTTGTACGTGCTTTATATGATTACGGCATATTGCGTAATGATCAGATTGAAATAAACGGGAAAGAAATAGGAATTATGGATTGTATTTCGCAGTATTTATTGCAATCGAAAGAAGGTCAAGAAACAGAGCTTTATGGTTATGCACTTCATGTAGAAGTAATAGGTATGAAAAATAATGAGAAGCAAAGACATGTGTTATATCATACACATCCGTTATCTGATGGTTCTGTTGTAGGATGGGAAAAATTAAGAGCGTATACGAGAAACGTCGGTATTCCATTTGGGGTTGCTACAGAGTTAATTGCAAATGGAAATGTAAATAGGGTGGGTGTTGTTACGCCTGAAGAAGCCTTTGAAAATCCACAATTGATTTTTGATGAGCTAGCAAAGCGCGGTATTCATATTCATGAAGAAGTTTCTACTTATAAAGAAAATTATAACTTTGTATAA
- a CDS encoding NEAT domain-containing leucine-rich repeat protein, with protein MIGDIILKKNYMKALVVATTLAIPFATYSTPALAALKVEANQSVAAASDRTYDTEIKIYKDQKDEPSMVSQYIKDPKVTIAAGKKIVTVTMQDSDYFQYLRIEDKNQPGVFHDVKVLSEDKRKNGTKVVQFEIGEFEKKHNMQMHILIPAIGYDHKYQVQFEIKDPTVGNKETEKPDDNSNSGNTETDNPVDNQNMITDNKLRELVNKKVFNRKDLNTPITKEDLLQVKDLFLNTNEILDYSALKYMPNLKSLTVANAKIKDPSFFANLKQLNHLALRGNEFADVTPLVKMDNLESLDLSNNKITNVAPLTEMKNVKSLFLSGNQIEDVTALAKMEQLDYLNLANNKITNVAPLSNLKNVTYLTLAGNQIEDIKPLYTLPLKDLVLTRNKVKDLSGIDQLNQLQELWIGKNEITDVTPLSKMTQLKILNLPNNELKDITPLSSLVNLQKLDLEANYISDLSPVSNLKKLVFLSFVANEIRDVRPVIELSKTAYINVQNQKVFLEETEVNKEVKVPIYEKDGEISTKIRLKSDNGTYSNGVVKWSTPGEKVYEFGVKDPFADTGIFFTGSVIQNVVESKDGNTSKEDEKTEVVEFKDVPKGHWSEEAINYLAKEKLFIGYGNGEFGFGDNITRGQVALLIQRYLKLENNLEQKTAFTDTKGNMYETAIDAVVQAGIMTGYGNGMFRPDGVLTRYEMSVVLQRVFQLKENENSAENFKDVPNGHWAKGYVKALVDNKISKGDGEGNFLGDNFVTREQYAQFLYNAIKK; from the coding sequence ATGATAGGGGATATTATTTTGAAAAAAAATTATATGAAGGCGCTAGTAGTAGCGACAACATTAGCGATTCCATTTGCTACGTACTCTACTCCAGCATTAGCGGCATTAAAAGTTGAAGCAAATCAATCGGTAGCAGCAGCGAGTGATCGCACGTATGATACTGAGATTAAAATATATAAGGACCAAAAAGATGAGCCATCTATGGTTTCTCAATATATAAAAGATCCTAAAGTAACGATTGCAGCTGGCAAAAAAATTGTCACTGTAACAATGCAAGATAGCGATTATTTTCAATATCTTAGAATAGAAGATAAAAACCAGCCTGGTGTATTTCATGATGTGAAGGTTTTGTCAGAAGATAAGAGGAAGAATGGAACGAAGGTAGTTCAATTTGAAATTGGCGAGTTTGAGAAGAAGCACAATATGCAAATGCATATACTTATTCCAGCTATTGGATATGATCACAAATATCAAGTTCAATTTGAAATTAAAGATCCAACTGTAGGTAACAAAGAAACAGAGAAACCAGATGATAACTCTAATTCAGGAAATACGGAAACGGATAATCCAGTTGATAATCAAAATATGATAACAGATAACAAATTAAGAGAGCTTGTTAATAAAAAAGTATTTAATAGAAAAGATTTAAATACACCAATTACGAAAGAAGATTTATTACAAGTAAAGGATTTGTTTTTAAATACAAATGAGATACTTGATTATAGTGCATTAAAATATATGCCAAATTTAAAATCTTTAACAGTTGCGAATGCGAAGATAAAGGATCCGTCGTTCTTTGCGAACTTAAAGCAATTAAATCATTTAGCTTTGCGTGGTAATGAATTTGCAGATGTAACGCCACTTGTTAAGATGGATAATTTAGAATCCCTTGATTTAAGTAATAATAAAATTACAAACGTTGCACCACTAACTGAAATGAAAAATGTAAAAAGTTTATTTCTATCAGGCAACCAAATAGAAGATGTAACAGCATTAGCGAAAATGGAACAACTAGATTACTTGAATTTAGCAAATAATAAAATTACGAACGTTGCTCCATTAAGCAATTTGAAAAATGTAACATACTTAACTTTAGCAGGTAATCAAATTGAAGATATTAAACCGCTTTATACGTTACCGTTAAAAGATTTAGTATTAACACGTAATAAAGTGAAAGATTTATCAGGCATTGATCAATTGAATCAATTACAAGAGCTATGGATAGGGAAAAATGAAATAACAGATGTTACTCCTCTAAGTAAGATGACACAGTTGAAAATTTTAAACTTACCCAACAACGAGTTAAAAGATATTACTCCATTATCAAGTTTAGTAAACTTACAAAAGCTTGATTTAGAAGCGAATTATATTTCAGACTTATCACCAGTTAGTAATTTAAAAAAATTAGTATTTCTAAGTTTTGTTGCAAATGAAATCCGTGATGTCCGACCAGTTATAGAACTAAGTAAGACGGCTTATATTAATGTCCAAAATCAAAAAGTATTTTTAGAGGAAACAGAAGTAAATAAAGAAGTAAAAGTACCTATATATGAAAAAGATGGTGAGATTTCTACGAAAATCCGTCTGAAGAGCGATAATGGTACGTATAGTAATGGTGTAGTGAAATGGAGTACACCAGGTGAGAAAGTATATGAATTTGGTGTGAAAGATCCATTCGCGGATACAGGAATCTTCTTTACAGGATCTGTTATTCAAAATGTAGTAGAAAGTAAAGACGGTAATACATCTAAAGAAGATGAGAAAACAGAAGTGGTAGAATTTAAAGATGTACCAAAGGGACATTGGTCAGAAGAAGCAATTAATTACTTAGCGAAAGAAAAATTATTTATAGGCTATGGAAATGGTGAATTTGGATTTGGTGATAACATTACTCGTGGACAAGTAGCACTTCTAATACAAAGATATTTAAAATTAGAAAATAATCTAGAACAAAAAACGGCATTTACAGATACGAAAGGAAATATGTATGAAACGGCTATTGATGCAGTGGTTCAAGCTGGAATTATGACAGGCTATGGAAATGGTATGTTCCGTCCGGATGGAGTATTAACTCGATATGAAATGTCAGTAGTACTACAAAGAGTATTTCAGTTAAAAGAAAATGAAAATAGTGCAGAGAATTTTAAAGATGTACCAAATGGCCATTGGGCGAAAGGATATGTGAAAGCTTTAGTGGATAATAAAATATCAAAAGGCGACGGGGAAGGGAATTTTTTAGGAGATAATTTCGTAACACGTGAACAATACGCACAGTTTTTGTATAATGCAATAAAGAAATAA
- a CDS encoding divergent polysaccharide deacetylase family protein — protein MRKYTIALFIIVLFLPSFLFPIQANAHTNKVAIVIDDFGNNMKGTNQMLSLPIPLTVAVMPFLPSTKEDAIAAHKKGHEVIIHMPMEPIKGKKEWLGPKAITTDLSDEEINNRLEQAIQEVPHAIGMNNHMGSKVTADERIVRLILAACKKHGLFYLDSKTNPNSVVPKIGKELGVPIIENQLFFDDVYTAGHISKQAQLLIKKIQEKPIMVAIGHVGPPGEITSRVIETSIPKIREHADFIFLSDLALSPPPVSK, from the coding sequence ATGCGAAAATATACGATTGCATTATTCATCATTGTTTTGTTTTTACCGTCCTTCTTATTTCCTATTCAAGCAAATGCTCATACGAATAAAGTTGCTATTGTCATTGATGATTTCGGAAATAATATGAAGGGGACTAATCAAATGTTATCACTTCCCATTCCACTCACTGTTGCTGTTATGCCTTTTCTTCCTTCCACAAAAGAAGATGCAATAGCTGCCCATAAGAAAGGCCATGAAGTTATTATACATATGCCAATGGAACCTATAAAAGGTAAAAAAGAATGGCTTGGGCCGAAAGCAATTACAACTGATTTAAGCGATGAAGAAATAAACAACCGACTTGAACAAGCGATTCAAGAAGTACCGCATGCAATTGGAATGAACAATCATATGGGGTCAAAAGTAACAGCGGATGAAAGAATTGTTCGCCTTATACTTGCTGCTTGTAAAAAACACGGTTTATTTTACTTAGATAGTAAAACGAATCCTAATAGTGTCGTCCCAAAAATCGGAAAAGAATTAGGAGTTCCTATTATTGAAAACCAACTATTTTTTGATGATGTGTATACAGCAGGACATATTTCAAAACAAGCCCAATTACTCATCAAAAAAATTCAAGAAAAACCTATTATGGTAGCTATCGGGCATGTGGGCCCTCCAGGTGAAATTACATCACGCGTTATTGAAACTTCTATCCCTAAAATTCGTGAGCATGCAGACTTTATTTTCTTATCTGATCTAGCATTATCCCCGCCTCCTGTTTCAAAATAA
- a CDS encoding DeoR/GlpR family DNA-binding transcription regulator, whose protein sequence is MSVVGEERKRTILEKVEFKGKVKVSELAREFAVSTETIRRYLEELDREKKLKKVYGGAVQLPGAGVEAPMLEREMLHIEEKKRIGYKAATFVEDGDVIAIDDGSTPLQMVPYLVHRKNLTIVTSSFPVATQLISSINKKMFHGEVLFIGGKVSPKHSRVSGSISQQVIQQFHFHKAFVSIDGLLPSFGVSSFELEKAKLSEAMMKLAEKTYILCDHTKVGVKGNYRIAAISRIQHVICDKKMPYSFEEELMKHNIQWTVC, encoded by the coding sequence ATGTCTGTAGTAGGAGAAGAAAGAAAGCGAACCATTCTTGAAAAGGTAGAATTTAAAGGGAAAGTAAAGGTCTCAGAATTAGCGAGAGAATTTGCTGTATCAACAGAAACGATTCGTCGATATTTAGAAGAATTAGATCGTGAAAAGAAGCTGAAAAAAGTGTATGGTGGAGCTGTTCAACTTCCAGGCGCTGGAGTAGAGGCACCAATGTTAGAAAGAGAAATGCTACATATAGAAGAGAAGAAAAGAATTGGTTATAAAGCAGCGACATTTGTAGAAGATGGTGATGTCATTGCAATTGATGATGGAAGTACACCGCTTCAGATGGTTCCATACCTTGTTCATCGTAAGAACTTAACAATTGTAACAAGTTCATTTCCAGTCGCAACACAATTAATTTCTTCTATTAATAAAAAGATGTTTCATGGTGAAGTTTTATTTATAGGTGGAAAAGTATCTCCAAAGCATTCGCGTGTATCAGGGTCTATTTCTCAGCAAGTCATACAGCAATTCCATTTTCATAAAGCGTTTGTTTCGATTGATGGGTTATTACCTAGTTTTGGAGTTTCCAGCTTTGAATTAGAGAAAGCGAAATTGTCAGAGGCGATGATGAAATTAGCTGAGAAAACATATATTTTATGTGATCATACGAAGGTAGGCGTGAAAGGGAATTATCGTATAGCAGCAATTTCGCGTATTCAACACGTAATTTGTGATAAAAAAATGCCATATAGCTTTGAAGAAGAACTTATGAAGCATAATATTCAGTGGACAGTTTGTTAA
- the phnW gene encoding 2-aminoethylphosphonate--pyruvate transaminase has translation MNENHYLLLTPGPLTTTKSVKEVMLYDWCTWDDEYNTMVQEVRAKLVSLATKEEEKYTTVLMQGSGTFSVEAVIGSVIPANGKLLVCTNGAYGKRIVQMAEMLQIDVVISQTEEWEPTNIVEVEKLLQEDKEITHIAVVHCETTTGIINPIVDVCKLGQQYGKVTIVDAMSSFGGIEIDIADLQIDFLISSANKCIQGVPGFGFVIAKRDELLKCKGQGRSLSLDLYDQWETMEKQNGKWRFTSPTHVVHAFYQALLELEKEGGVRARYNRYYNNQKLLVNRMGEIGFKPLVDKKYQSPIITSFIYPKEGFEFQQLYNELKRYGFVIYPGKISKVDTFRIGNIGDVHEEDINRLVDCIAKGAVIG, from the coding sequence ATGAATGAAAATCACTACTTATTATTAACACCAGGACCATTAACGACAACAAAATCAGTAAAAGAAGTTATGCTATACGATTGGTGTACGTGGGATGATGAATATAATACGATGGTGCAAGAAGTAAGAGCTAAACTTGTATCGTTAGCGACGAAGGAAGAAGAGAAATATACAACAGTGTTAATGCAAGGAAGCGGTACGTTTTCAGTTGAAGCAGTAATTGGTTCTGTTATTCCGGCAAATGGGAAGCTTCTCGTTTGTACAAATGGTGCGTACGGTAAGCGAATTGTGCAAATGGCAGAGATGTTACAGATTGATGTAGTGATCAGTCAAACAGAAGAGTGGGAACCTACTAATATTGTAGAAGTAGAAAAGTTATTGCAAGAAGATAAAGAGATTACGCATATTGCAGTTGTTCATTGTGAAACAACGACAGGAATTATAAATCCAATTGTAGATGTATGTAAATTAGGACAACAGTATGGAAAGGTTACAATTGTTGATGCGATGAGTAGTTTCGGCGGGATTGAAATAGACATTGCTGATTTACAAATTGATTTTTTAATTAGTAGTGCAAATAAGTGTATTCAAGGGGTTCCTGGATTCGGATTTGTAATCGCAAAACGTGATGAATTATTGAAGTGTAAAGGGCAAGGACGCTCTTTATCTCTTGATTTATATGATCAGTGGGAAACGATGGAAAAACAAAATGGGAAATGGCGTTTTACTTCACCTACACATGTTGTACATGCTTTTTATCAAGCGCTACTTGAGCTAGAAAAAGAAGGTGGAGTAAGAGCGCGTTACAATCGATATTACAACAATCAAAAACTACTAGTGAATAGAATGGGAGAAATCGGATTTAAGCCACTAGTAGATAAGAAATATCAATCTCCTATTATTACATCTTTCATTTATCCAAAAGAGGGGTTTGAGTTTCAACAGTTATATAATGAATTAAAGCGTTATGGATTTGTTATTTACCCTGGGAAAATTTCGAAAGTAGATACGTTCCGCATTGGAAATATCGGTGATGTACATGAAGAAGATATTAATCGCTTAGTTGATTGTATTGCTAAAGGAGCTGTTATTGGGTGA
- a CDS encoding putative 2-aminoethylphosphonate ABC transporter permease subunit produces the protein MEMLENYKVESTKKKIKRSIGKEEWIQRLVIIGMIFSFLIILVLPLLQLFTQAFYNKDGVFVGLSNFSKYFTTPTLVQSLQNTVWISGATTIISVAIAFVYAYAIARTNVFGKRVFQYVALLPLFAPTMMHGIALTYLFGNQGLVTKGMFGLFEGIQIPLYGPVGIVIAEVMYTFPQAFLILLIAFQGSDYRLYEASNMLGASKTKQFFTVTLPSVKYGLISAMFVVFTLSFTDFGAPKIVGGQYNVLATDVYKQVIGQQNMPMGATVGMILLIPAIFAFVVDRITQRKQANFLSSKAVPYRIIANKKRDVISFIYCSVITLMIILLFVAVGIAASVKVWPYNMSFTFEHFNFSSLTGDGLEAFKNSVIVSAVTAVIGAILTFAFAYAIEKIDQLQFFRKTGYFFSIVPLAIPGLVLGLGYVFFFSQPTIQILGLSVTNPFHSLYGTIAVLVLVNIIHFYSVTFVTATTALKKLDREFELVSQSMGIPFYKTFFRVTVPMCLPAILEMGMYYFVNSMVTVSAVVFLYAADFKLAAVSIVNMDDAGNVAPAAAMSVLIVVTNIVVRVVYEWGTKALRNRTSQWQKR, from the coding sequence ATGGAGATGTTAGAAAACTATAAGGTAGAAAGTACGAAAAAAAAGATTAAGAGAAGTATAGGGAAAGAGGAATGGATCCAAAGGCTCGTAATTATCGGTATGATTTTTTCTTTCCTTATCATACTTGTATTACCGCTATTACAACTATTTACACAAGCTTTTTATAATAAAGATGGAGTTTTCGTTGGTTTATCGAATTTCAGTAAATATTTCACAACACCAACTTTAGTTCAGTCTTTACAAAATACAGTATGGATTTCGGGCGCAACAACAATTATTTCAGTTGCAATCGCATTCGTTTACGCATATGCAATTGCCCGTACGAATGTTTTTGGAAAGCGCGTATTTCAGTATGTAGCGTTATTACCATTGTTTGCACCAACGATGATGCACGGTATAGCACTTACATATTTATTTGGTAATCAAGGGCTAGTAACGAAAGGAATGTTTGGTTTATTTGAAGGTATACAAATCCCTTTATATGGACCAGTAGGAATTGTAATAGCTGAAGTTATGTATACATTTCCGCAAGCCTTTCTCATATTGCTAATTGCCTTTCAAGGATCTGATTATCGTTTATATGAAGCTTCTAATATGTTAGGAGCCAGTAAAACAAAGCAATTTTTCACGGTTACTTTACCTAGTGTAAAGTACGGATTAATTAGTGCAATGTTTGTTGTGTTTACACTTAGTTTTACTGATTTTGGGGCACCAAAAATTGTTGGTGGGCAATATAATGTGCTTGCTACTGACGTATACAAACAAGTAATTGGACAGCAAAATATGCCGATGGGTGCAACTGTCGGAATGATTTTATTAATCCCAGCTATATTCGCATTTGTAGTTGATCGTATTACGCAAAGAAAGCAGGCGAATTTCTTATCTTCAAAAGCAGTACCGTACAGAATAATAGCTAATAAGAAAAGAGATGTAATTTCATTCATATATTGTAGTGTGATTACCCTTATGATCATTCTATTATTTGTTGCAGTTGGTATTGCTGCAAGTGTGAAAGTATGGCCATATAATATGAGTTTTACATTTGAGCATTTTAATTTTTCAAGTTTAACAGGAGATGGACTTGAAGCATTTAAAAATAGCGTAATTGTTTCAGCAGTTACAGCAGTTATTGGGGCGATTTTAACATTTGCATTCGCATATGCAATTGAGAAAATAGACCAGCTACAATTTTTCAGAAAAACAGGTTACTTTTTCTCTATAGTGCCGTTAGCGATACCAGGTTTAGTACTCGGATTAGGATATGTCTTTTTCTTTAGTCAACCAACGATTCAAATTCTTGGACTATCAGTAACGAATCCGTTTCATTCTTTATACGGAACAATCGCTGTATTAGTACTAGTAAATATCATTCATTTTTATTCTGTAACATTTGTCACGGCAACGACTGCCTTAAAGAAATTAGACCGAGAGTTTGAGCTTGTTTCGCAGTCGATGGGTATTCCGTTTTATAAAACATTCTTCCGAGTAACAGTACCAATGTGTTTACCAGCAATTTTAGAAATGGGAATGTACTACTTCGTAAATTCAATGGTAACTGTATCGGCAGTTGTATTCCTATATGCAGCTGATTTTAAACTAGCTGCCGTATCAATCGTAAATATGGATGATGCAGGAAATGTAGCGCCAGCAGCTGCAATGAGTGTACTTATTGTTGTTACAAATATTGTAGTGAGAGTTGTATATGAATGGGGAACGAAAGCACTTCGTAACCGAACTTCACAATGGCAAAAAAGATAA